One segment of Microbacterium arborescens DNA contains the following:
- a CDS encoding S-ribosylhomocysteine lyase yields the protein MAEIESFTLDHTAVIAPYVRRIGVEHGPGGGTITNFDVRFVQPNAGEIPTAGIHTIEHMLAGLLRDRIDGVIDISPFGCRTGFHLLMWGEPEVADVVAALTGSLRFIADEAVEADIPGVSALECGNYRDHSLHSAREWSRTVLDQGISLDAFSRVGV from the coding sequence ATGGCTGAAATCGAGAGCTTCACGCTGGACCACACCGCCGTGATCGCCCCTTATGTGCGGCGCATCGGGGTCGAGCACGGTCCGGGCGGCGGAACCATCACGAACTTCGACGTGCGGTTCGTGCAGCCCAACGCGGGCGAGATCCCGACCGCCGGCATCCACACCATCGAGCACATGCTCGCCGGCCTCCTCCGTGACCGCATCGACGGTGTCATCGACATCTCGCCCTTCGGTTGCCGCACCGGATTCCACCTGCTGATGTGGGGCGAGCCCGAGGTCGCCGACGTCGTCGCCGCGCTGACGGGGAGCCTGCGCTTCATCGCAGATGAGGCGGTCGAGGCCGACATCCCGGGCGTCTCCGCGCTCGAGTGCGGCAACTACCGCGACCACTCCCTGCACTCTGCCCGCGAGTGGTCGAGGACCGTGCTCGATCAGGGCATCAGCCTCGACGCCTTCTCCCGCGTCGGAGTCTGA
- a CDS encoding glucose PTS transporter subunit IIA: protein MATSPAESIVDAVGGPGNIESLTHCATRLRFQLRDSSNVDQSTVEAIPGVMGAVPQAGNRYQVVIGGAVQNVYNDINALPAMSGAGGGAVDEDDIDSVKARERAKGPRGKVAWLDSLFEFLSDSFRPILGALLGASLFITFMALMATLGVIPAWNAPGVVLDPSWQFVNLMWQCVFIFLPLMVAYNAAKKVGADPWVGFAIMAVVMLPQFSGLASHESAQQINFLGSDITTVSVFGLPLTVFDYSSQVFPPLLMAGVLGLLWKGLRKIIPENIQLIFVPFLAMLIMIPLTAFLIGPIGVYAGAGLANLLSSINDFSPFIFAIVIPLAYPFMVPLGLHWPINAVMLLNIQTLGYDFIQGPMGAWNFACFGATAGVLWISWRARDKQMRQTATGALAAGLLGGISEPSLYGIHLRFKRIYPRMLVGCLVGGLIIGIGGGVKTQAFVFTSLLTIPAFDSVILYGIAVLSAFVVAMVLVIISDYRTPEQRAEFEAQRDKAKAGATAAGAAAAPAGAGAATTTAGSSTTTPAETPRGTATATLEKPGATDEVSAAIEIASPLDGTVVPLSEVPDPVFGGGVMGPGVAIEPTGDTVVSPGAGTVAAAQPTGHAFGLELDNGVELLIHVGIDTVNLKGEGFEVHVKAGDRVEQGTPLVSFDRSVIEKAGYPLITPVIVLNGDAFATVDPVGLGATTAGAPLLILEK, encoded by the coding sequence ATGGCGACAAGCCCCGCTGAATCGATCGTCGACGCCGTCGGCGGTCCCGGAAACATCGAGAGTCTGACGCACTGCGCCACGCGCCTGCGTTTCCAACTGCGCGATTCCTCGAACGTCGACCAGTCGACGGTCGAGGCGATCCCGGGCGTCATGGGCGCCGTTCCGCAGGCGGGAAACCGTTACCAGGTCGTCATCGGCGGTGCCGTCCAGAACGTCTACAACGACATCAACGCGCTCCCCGCGATGTCGGGCGCCGGTGGTGGCGCGGTCGACGAAGACGACATCGATTCGGTGAAGGCGCGCGAGCGGGCCAAGGGCCCTCGCGGCAAGGTCGCCTGGCTCGACTCCCTGTTCGAGTTCCTGTCCGACTCGTTCCGCCCCATCCTCGGCGCGCTGCTGGGCGCGTCGCTGTTCATCACTTTCATGGCGCTGATGGCGACGCTCGGTGTCATCCCGGCGTGGAACGCCCCGGGGGTCGTCCTCGACCCGTCGTGGCAGTTCGTCAACCTGATGTGGCAGTGCGTCTTCATCTTCCTGCCGCTCATGGTCGCCTACAACGCGGCCAAGAAGGTCGGCGCCGACCCGTGGGTCGGATTCGCGATCATGGCCGTCGTCATGCTGCCCCAGTTCTCGGGGCTGGCCAGCCACGAGAGCGCCCAGCAGATCAACTTCCTCGGGTCGGACATCACCACCGTCTCGGTGTTCGGTCTGCCGCTGACGGTCTTCGACTACAGCTCGCAGGTGTTCCCGCCGCTGCTCATGGCGGGCGTGCTCGGTCTGCTGTGGAAGGGGCTGCGCAAGATCATCCCCGAGAACATCCAGCTGATCTTCGTGCCGTTCCTGGCGATGCTGATCATGATCCCGCTCACGGCCTTCCTCATCGGCCCTATCGGCGTGTACGCGGGTGCCGGTCTCGCGAACCTCCTGAGCTCGATCAACGACTTCTCGCCGTTCATCTTCGCGATCGTCATCCCGCTCGCGTACCCCTTCATGGTGCCGCTCGGCCTGCACTGGCCGATCAACGCGGTCATGCTGCTGAACATCCAGACCCTCGGGTACGACTTCATTCAGGGCCCCATGGGCGCGTGGAACTTCGCCTGCTTCGGAGCGACCGCCGGTGTGCTGTGGATCTCGTGGCGCGCCCGTGACAAGCAGATGCGCCAGACCGCGACGGGTGCCCTCGCGGCCGGTCTGCTCGGCGGCATCTCGGAGCCGTCGCTGTACGGCATCCACCTGCGGTTCAAGCGCATCTACCCCCGGATGCTCGTCGGATGCCTCGTGGGCGGCCTCATCATCGGCATCGGCGGCGGCGTGAAGACGCAGGCGTTCGTGTTCACCTCGCTCCTGACGATCCCGGCGTTCGACTCGGTCATCCTCTACGGCATCGCCGTGCTCTCCGCGTTCGTCGTGGCGATGGTGCTCGTCATCATCAGCGACTACCGCACGCCCGAGCAGCGCGCCGAGTTCGAGGCGCAGCGCGACAAGGCCAAGGCCGGTGCGACGGCTGCCGGTGCTGCGGCAGCGCCCGCCGGCGCAGGTGCGGCGACCACGACCGCGGGCTCGTCGACCACGACGCCCGCGGAGACGCCGCGGGGAACCGCGACCGCGACGCTCGAGAAGCCCGGCGCCACCGACGAGGTGTCTGCTGCGATCGAGATCGCATCGCCGCTCGACGGTACGGTGGTCCCGCTCTCCGAGGTGCCCGATCCGGTCTTCGGCGGAGGTGTCATGGGCCCCGGTGTGGCGATCGAGCCCACGGGCGACACGGTCGTCTCGCCCGGTGCCGGAACCGTCGCGGCGGCCCAGCCGACCGGCCACGCGTTCGGGCTCGAGCTCGACAACGGCGTGGAACTGCTCATCCACGTCGGCATCGACACCGTCAACCTGAAGGGCGAGGGCTTCGAGGTCCACGTCAAGGCGGGCGACCGCGTCGAGCAGGGCACGCCCCTGGTGTCGTTCGACCGCTCCGTGATCGAGAAGGCGGGCTACCCGCTGATCACACCGGTCATCGTCCTCAACGGCGACGCGTTCGCGACGGTCGACCCGGTGGGCCTGGGCGCGACGACGGCCGGCGCCCCGCTCCTGATCCTGGAGAAGTAA
- a CDS encoding VOC family protein: protein MNRLGNITFYADDPRALSHFWSDVFGYPRLDWPDDMRRQQLEAGLTDDDLDRRGLAEDPDGRGPRLYFHHADGAKTGRNRLHIDVSVAPADGERRASPQAVDAEKDRLVALGASVVRLVEQQWGAWPERYWQMTDPEGNEFCLQ from the coding sequence GTGAACAGGCTCGGCAACATCACCTTCTACGCAGACGACCCGCGGGCGCTCTCGCATTTCTGGTCGGATGTCTTCGGCTATCCCCGCCTCGACTGGCCCGACGACATGCGCCGGCAGCAGCTCGAGGCCGGTCTCACCGACGACGATCTCGACCGCCGAGGGCTCGCCGAAGATCCCGACGGCCGCGGGCCGCGCCTCTACTTCCATCACGCCGACGGCGCGAAGACGGGGCGCAACCGGCTGCACATCGACGTCTCGGTCGCCCCCGCAGACGGCGAGCGCCGTGCTTCTCCGCAGGCCGTGGATGCCGAGAAGGATCGGCTCGTCGCGCTCGGCGCGAGCGTCGTCCGGCTCGTCGAGCAGCAGTGGGGCGCGTGGCCCGAGCGCTACTGGCAGATGACAGACCCCGAGGGCAACGAGTTCTGCCTCCAGTGA
- a CDS encoding lytic transglycosylase domain-containing protein translates to MTSSSSQPTRRDLRRSTSSSSTSSTTSASRRFVRPAALTLGLALGLTAVVGTTASAALPTASGPAPVMQRAALVTAAATSTAKPLSAIEQATSDAVAAAEASVVEAATVTGDVSAAALPIEGDTTIDTAQLRERIEGLKQTDVIPTLLLPDLTDKLVDATDDVQAETSDLRGRLEAAQAQKAAEEEAARIAAEEAAAAEAAAQAKAEEEAAAAAAAQRSTSSRSSSSSSAAPAASAVASTGDNSPGAAQEAASSMLGEFGWGQDQFSCLVSLWNKESGWNYQAYNSGSGAYGIPQALPGSKMASAGGDWQTSAVTQVRWGLGYISGRYGSPCGAWGHSQSTGWY, encoded by the coding sequence ATGACTTCTTCGTCAAGCCAGCCCACCCGCCGCGACCTGCGGCGCTCCACCAGCTCCAGCTCCACCAGCTCCACCACCTCCGCATCCCGCCGCTTCGTCCGCCCCGCCGCCCTCACTCTCGGGCTGGCCCTGGGCCTGACAGCGGTCGTCGGCACGACGGCCTCGGCCGCGCTTCCCACCGCCTCGGGTCCCGCCCCCGTCATGCAGCGCGCCGCGCTCGTGACCGCGGCGGCGACGTCGACGGCCAAGCCGCTCAGCGCGATCGAGCAGGCCACGAGCGACGCGGTCGCCGCAGCCGAGGCATCCGTCGTCGAGGCCGCGACCGTGACCGGCGACGTGTCTGCGGCCGCCCTCCCCATCGAGGGCGACACGACGATCGACACCGCGCAGCTGCGTGAGCGTATCGAGGGTCTGAAGCAGACCGACGTCATCCCGACGCTGCTCCTCCCCGACCTGACCGACAAGCTGGTCGACGCGACCGATGACGTGCAGGCCGAGACGTCCGACCTGCGCGGGCGCCTCGAGGCGGCGCAGGCGCAGAAGGCCGCCGAGGAGGAGGCCGCTCGCATCGCCGCTGAGGAGGCTGCAGCAGCCGAGGCCGCCGCACAGGCCAAGGCCGAGGAAGAAGCCGCCGCCGCCGCGGCCGCACAGCGCTCGACCAGCTCGCGTTCGTCGTCCTCGTCGTCGGCTGCGCCCGCTGCTTCTGCGGTCGCCTCGACGGGTGACAACTCGCCCGGCGCCGCACAGGAGGCCGCGAGCAGCATGCTCGGCGAGTTCGGTTGGGGCCAGGACCAGTTCTCGTGCCTCGTCTCCCTCTGGAACAAGGAGTCGGGCTGGAACTACCAGGCCTACAACAGCGGCAGCGGCGCCTACGGCATCCCGCAGGCGCTCCCCGGCAGCAAGATGGCGTCGGCCGGCGGCGACTGGCAGACCAGTGCCGTCACGCAGGTCCGCTGGGGCCTCGGCTACATCTCCGGCCGCTACGGCTCGCCGTGCGGCGCGTGGGGCCACTCCCAGTCGACCGGCTGGTACTGA
- the pgi gene encoding glucose-6-phosphate isomerase, whose amino-acid sequence MTAAPIDATTTAAWTDLESLKNGFTPDLRGWFDSDPDRVERLTLPLADLHVDLSKNLVTDEIVAALVRLAEQTGVAERYAAMVSGEHINTSEDRAVLHTALRRPAGASPELVVDGQHIDADVQAVLEKMSAFADRVRSGEWTGITGKKVTHVVNIGIGGSDLGPVMISEALRPYATAGIQARFVSNIDPFDIADKTADLDPETTLFIVASKTFTTLETLTNARLARDWLWAGLQEAGAIDDSEAKKTDAVAHHFVAVSTALDKVEAFGIDPANAFGFWDWVGGRYSVDSAIGLSLVIELGPDAFRDLLAGFHAVDEHVASTPLEKNVPVLMGLLNVWYTNFLGAQTHAVLPYAQQLHRFAAYLQQLTMESNGKSVRWDGSPVTSDTGEVFWGEPGTNGQHAFYQLIHQGTRLIPADFIAFVNPAHPLTDGGRDVHGLFLANFLAQTKALAFGKTAEEVEAEGTTGALVAARTFAGNRPTTSIFAPALTPKVLGELIALYEHITFTQGTIWGINSFDQWGVELGKQLALQIAPAIEGDADALAAQDASTQALLAYYRTHRTS is encoded by the coding sequence GTGACCGCTGCTCCCATCGATGCCACCACCACCGCCGCCTGGACCGACCTCGAGTCGCTGAAGAACGGCTTCACCCCCGACCTCCGCGGCTGGTTCGACAGCGACCCGGACCGCGTCGAGCGCCTGACCCTGCCGCTGGCCGATCTGCACGTCGACCTGTCGAAGAACCTCGTCACCGACGAGATCGTCGCGGCCCTCGTGCGCCTGGCCGAGCAGACCGGCGTCGCCGAACGCTACGCCGCCATGGTCTCGGGTGAGCACATCAACACCAGCGAAGACCGCGCCGTGCTCCACACGGCGTTGCGTCGCCCCGCGGGCGCCTCACCCGAGCTCGTCGTCGACGGGCAGCACATCGACGCCGACGTCCAGGCGGTGCTCGAGAAGATGTCGGCCTTCGCCGACCGGGTTCGTTCGGGTGAATGGACCGGTATCACCGGCAAGAAGGTGACCCACGTCGTCAACATCGGCATCGGCGGGTCCGACCTCGGGCCGGTCATGATCTCCGAGGCGCTGCGCCCCTATGCGACGGCCGGCATCCAGGCGCGATTCGTGTCGAACATCGACCCGTTCGACATCGCGGACAAGACCGCCGACCTCGACCCCGAGACGACGCTGTTCATCGTCGCGTCGAAGACCTTCACCACTCTCGAGACCCTGACCAACGCGCGTCTCGCACGCGACTGGCTGTGGGCGGGCCTGCAGGAGGCCGGCGCGATCGACGACAGCGAGGCGAAGAAGACCGATGCCGTCGCGCACCACTTCGTCGCCGTCTCCACCGCGCTCGACAAGGTCGAGGCCTTCGGCATCGACCCCGCCAACGCGTTCGGTTTCTGGGACTGGGTGGGCGGCCGCTACTCCGTCGACTCGGCGATCGGCCTGTCGCTCGTGATCGAGCTCGGACCCGACGCGTTCCGCGACCTGCTCGCCGGATTCCACGCGGTCGACGAGCACGTGGCATCCACCCCGCTCGAGAAGAACGTGCCCGTCCTCATGGGGCTGCTCAACGTCTGGTACACCAACTTCCTCGGCGCGCAGACGCACGCGGTGCTCCCGTACGCGCAACAGCTGCACCGCTTCGCCGCGTACCTGCAGCAGCTCACCATGGAGTCCAACGGCAAGTCGGTGCGGTGGGACGGCAGCCCCGTCACCTCCGACACCGGTGAGGTGTTCTGGGGAGAACCCGGCACGAATGGCCAGCACGCCTTCTACCAGCTGATCCACCAGGGCACGCGGCTCATCCCGGCCGACTTCATCGCCTTCGTCAACCCCGCCCACCCGCTCACCGACGGCGGCCGCGACGTGCACGGACTGTTCCTGGCGAACTTCCTCGCGCAGACCAAGGCACTCGCGTTCGGCAAGACCGCCGAGGAGGTCGAGGCCGAGGGCACGACCGGTGCGCTCGTGGCCGCCCGCACGTTCGCGGGGAACCGCCCGACGACGTCGATCTTCGCGCCCGCCCTGACCCCGAAGGTGCTCGGCGAGCTCATCGCGCTCTACGAGCACATCACCTTCACACAGGGCACGATCTGGGGCATCAACTCATTCGACCAGTGGGGCGTCGAGCTGGGCAAGCAGCTCGCCCTGCAGATCGCGCCCGCGATCGAGGGAGACGCCGACGCGCTCGCCGCGCAGGACGCCTCGACCCAGGCCCTCCTCGCCTACTACCGCACCCACCGCACTTCCTGA
- a CDS encoding PepSY-associated TM helix domain-containing protein: protein MSITESRTPAGGASDRDGAPVTPTREHAPPARRRPWAMPLLLRIHFFAGILVGPFILIAALSGAVYVVTPQLERVVYSHELSAPVTEATLSIGDQVRIAETYIGDAAALAAVRPAPEAGDTTRVMFAQEGLGPSETRAVFIDPGTGEIRGDLTVYGTSGALPIRAWVSDLHRNLHLGEPGRLYSEVAASWLGIVVVVGLALWLARLRRARVKKDLLRPKRGATGYRRVFGWHASLGVWLVVGALFLSASGITWSTYGGANVSTLRAALSWQNPTLTTDLGDAASAAGSSAGAHADHGVVAAPTATVSPDTFDDVLAVARTENVNVGLIEIRPPASAGQAWVVQEIQRSFPIEVDAVAVDGDTLAVVDRVDFADYPVMAKLARWAVDLHMGSMFGLVNQLVLFVVAAGIAVMVVLGYLMWWRRRPTRDGARRMGAVPGDALPNAPVWAVALVVAAAIGIGYALPLVGVPLAAFVIGDAIVQGIRARRAPKSSSGGAEASVVRP from the coding sequence ATGTCCATCACCGAGTCGCGCACGCCCGCAGGCGGCGCCTCCGACCGCGACGGCGCACCCGTCACCCCGACGCGCGAACACGCTCCGCCCGCCCGTCGCCGGCCGTGGGCGATGCCGCTGCTGCTGCGCATCCACTTCTTCGCCGGCATCCTGGTCGGCCCGTTCATCCTGATCGCCGCCCTCAGCGGCGCGGTCTACGTCGTGACGCCGCAGCTCGAGCGCGTCGTCTACTCCCACGAGCTCAGCGCACCTGTCACCGAGGCGACACTCTCGATCGGCGACCAGGTCCGTATCGCGGAAACGTACATCGGCGATGCCGCGGCCCTCGCCGCTGTCCGGCCCGCGCCGGAAGCCGGCGACACGACGCGCGTCATGTTCGCGCAGGAGGGCCTCGGCCCGAGCGAGACCCGTGCCGTCTTCATCGACCCCGGCACCGGCGAGATCCGCGGCGACCTCACGGTGTACGGCACGAGCGGAGCGCTGCCCATCCGCGCGTGGGTGAGCGATCTGCACCGCAACCTCCACCTCGGCGAGCCCGGTCGCCTCTACAGTGAGGTCGCCGCCTCATGGCTCGGCATCGTCGTCGTGGTAGGACTCGCCCTCTGGCTGGCGCGGCTGCGCCGGGCGCGCGTGAAGAAGGACCTGCTCCGTCCGAAGCGCGGCGCCACAGGCTATCGCAGGGTCTTCGGATGGCATGCGTCGCTCGGGGTGTGGCTCGTCGTCGGGGCGCTCTTCCTCTCGGCGTCGGGCATCACGTGGTCGACCTACGGCGGAGCGAACGTCTCGACGCTTCGTGCCGCGCTGTCGTGGCAGAACCCGACGCTGACGACTGACCTCGGCGACGCCGCTTCGGCCGCCGGATCGAGCGCCGGTGCCCACGCCGACCACGGCGTCGTCGCGGCGCCGACGGCGACCGTTTCGCCCGACACGTTCGACGACGTGCTCGCCGTCGCCCGCACCGAGAACGTGAACGTCGGGCTGATCGAGATCCGGCCGCCCGCCTCGGCGGGGCAGGCCTGGGTCGTCCAGGAGATCCAGCGGAGCTTCCCGATCGAGGTCGATGCGGTCGCGGTCGACGGCGACACGCTCGCGGTCGTCGATCGGGTGGATTTCGCCGACTACCCCGTCATGGCGAAGCTCGCGCGCTGGGCCGTCGACCTCCACATGGGATCGATGTTCGGGCTCGTGAACCAGCTCGTCCTGTTCGTCGTCGCCGCGGGCATCGCCGTGATGGTCGTGCTGGGCTACCTCATGTGGTGGAGACGCCGCCCCACGCGCGACGGTGCCCGTCGAATGGGAGCGGTTCCCGGCGACGCACTGCCGAACGCACCGGTGTGGGCGGTCGCCCTCGTCGTCGCCGCCGCGATCGGCATCGGATACGCCCTTCCTCTCGTCGGGGTGCCACTCGCGGCATTCGTGATCGGCGATGCGATCGTGCAGGGGATCCGAGCCCGACGTGCGCCGAAATCTTCGTCCGGGGGAGCGGAAGCGAGTGTGGTCAGGCCATGA
- a CDS encoding FAD-dependent oxidoreductase, with translation MQNFDHDVVIVGAGPAGLSAAQMLGRARRRTLVVDSDSPRNRFAEHMHAVVGFDGTAPAELRRRGRDEAGAYGVGFRTARVERVGEIDGGLEVVLAGDERLTTRALLIATGVTDHLPDIPGLAERWGRTVLHCPYCHGWEVRDRRIGVLATSPMRLHQIELLRQWSPDIVAFTAAAGELGDDVRERLRARGIRTVASPVVAVTGPDDAAEEADGGAIGAVLTADGQRVAIDAIFTGGLLEPQDGFVAELDLARTDGPVGSFIAVDAAGATSHPLVWAAGNVAAPMANVPLSMGAGSMAGAAINGALVARDAEAAVERRRGHAADWEARYAETDRVWSGQVNETTSTVIAELEAAGSLTPTTALDLGCGEGGDALWLASRGWSVTGVDLSPTAVARARAAARNAQLEATFVAGEIDAAELGEFDLVTTSFLHSWDPGFSRIPLLRAALRHVAPGGRLLVVSHTGGTSAEPGGPDAHEHPAFATPAEERVALDLDPAEWVVEREEIVERRAPAASASSPAASAPAASAPARPPHLRDGVLLLRRLP, from the coding sequence ATGCAGAACTTCGATCATGACGTCGTCATCGTCGGCGCGGGGCCTGCCGGCCTCAGCGCCGCGCAGATGCTCGGGCGTGCCCGCCGCCGCACGCTCGTTGTCGACTCCGACAGCCCGCGCAACCGATTCGCCGAGCACATGCACGCCGTCGTGGGCTTCGACGGCACCGCGCCGGCGGAGCTGCGGCGACGCGGTCGCGACGAGGCGGGAGCGTACGGCGTCGGCTTCCGCACCGCGCGCGTCGAGCGGGTCGGCGAGATCGACGGCGGCCTCGAGGTCGTGCTCGCGGGCGATGAGCGCCTCACGACACGCGCACTCCTGATCGCCACCGGGGTCACCGACCATCTACCCGACATCCCGGGCCTCGCCGAGCGATGGGGCCGGACCGTGCTGCACTGCCCCTACTGCCACGGGTGGGAGGTGCGCGATCGCCGCATCGGTGTGCTGGCGACGTCGCCGATGAGACTGCACCAGATCGAGCTGCTCCGGCAGTGGAGCCCCGACATCGTGGCCTTCACCGCCGCGGCGGGCGAGCTCGGCGACGACGTCCGGGAGCGGCTTCGCGCCCGCGGCATCCGCACCGTCGCCTCACCCGTGGTGGCCGTGACCGGCCCGGACGACGCGGCAGAGGAGGCCGACGGCGGTGCCATCGGCGCCGTCCTGACCGCCGACGGACAGCGCGTCGCGATCGACGCGATCTTCACCGGCGGGCTGCTCGAACCCCAAGACGGCTTCGTCGCCGAGCTCGACCTCGCACGCACCGACGGACCGGTCGGCTCGTTCATCGCCGTCGACGCGGCGGGAGCCACGAGCCACCCCCTCGTGTGGGCTGCCGGCAACGTGGCGGCGCCGATGGCGAACGTCCCCCTCTCGATGGGCGCCGGATCGATGGCCGGCGCGGCGATCAACGGCGCGCTCGTCGCCCGCGACGCCGAGGCGGCGGTCGAGCGCCGCCGCGGTCACGCCGCCGACTGGGAGGCCCGCTACGCCGAGACCGACCGGGTCTGGTCGGGCCAGGTCAACGAGACGACCTCGACCGTGATCGCGGAGCTCGAGGCGGCGGGCTCACTCACCCCGACGACCGCGCTCGACCTCGGCTGCGGCGAGGGCGGCGATGCGCTGTGGCTCGCGTCGCGCGGGTGGTCGGTGACCGGTGTCGACCTGTCGCCGACGGCAGTCGCACGCGCCCGCGCCGCCGCCCGAAACGCTCAGCTCGAGGCGACGTTCGTCGCGGGCGAGATCGACGCCGCGGAGCTCGGGGAGTTCGACCTGGTGACGACGAGCTTCCTGCACTCGTGGGATCCGGGGTTCTCCCGTATCCCGCTTCTGCGCGCGGCCCTTCGCCACGTCGCTCCCGGCGGCCGGCTCCTCGTGGTGTCGCACACCGGCGGCACGTCCGCCGAGCCCGGAGGACCCGACGCGCACGAACATCCGGCGTTCGCGACGCCTGCGGAGGAGCGCGTCGCACTCGACCTCGATCCGGCCGAGTGGGTCGTCGAGCGCGAGGAGATCGTCGAGCGCCGAGCCCCCGCGGCATCCGCGTCCTCCCCCGCAGCATCCGCACCCGCCGCATCCGCCCCCGCCCGTCCCCCGCACTTGCGCGACGGCGTCCTCCTGCTCCGCCGCCTCCCCTGA
- a CDS encoding amidohydrolase: MAPRTLAVVNGRIVPVSAPVIEGGTVVVTDGVITAVGGPETPVPDGAEIVDAAGRWVLPGFVEAHGHLGVHEDGEGWSGNDTNEMTDPNGARFRALDGIDIEEVGFRDALGGGVTSVVIKPGSGNPIGGRTVAIKTWGGRTVDEQVIAENVSVKSALGENPKRVYGDKKQTPSTRLGVASVLRDAFVDAQNYVAKRDAAAAKGEPFDRDLGKETLAEVLDGTLLWDQHSHRHDDIVTAIRLAEEFGYRLVVNHGTEGHKIADVLAEKGIPVIFGPMLTSRSKVELRDRAIGALALIAAAGVTVAITTDHPVVPIDQIRLQAILAVREGLPADVALQALTTNPASILRLDDRVGALEPGRDGDLVLWSGDPLAVESRVEHVVIGGATVLETTDDGDVHIVERWERFGRSSWLR; this comes from the coding sequence ATGGCCCCCCGCACCCTCGCCGTCGTGAACGGCCGCATCGTCCCCGTGTCCGCACCCGTCATCGAGGGCGGGACGGTCGTCGTCACCGACGGCGTGATCACCGCCGTCGGCGGACCCGAGACGCCCGTTCCCGACGGAGCCGAGATCGTGGATGCCGCGGGGCGCTGGGTGCTGCCCGGATTCGTCGAGGCCCACGGGCATCTCGGCGTCCACGAAGACGGCGAAGGCTGGTCGGGCAATGACACCAACGAGATGACCGACCCGAACGGCGCTCGTTTCCGCGCACTCGACGGCATCGACATCGAGGAGGTCGGGTTCCGCGACGCATTGGGCGGCGGCGTGACGTCCGTCGTCATCAAGCCGGGATCGGGCAACCCGATCGGCGGACGCACGGTCGCGATCAAGACCTGGGGCGGGCGCACCGTCGACGAACAGGTCATCGCCGAGAACGTGTCGGTGAAGTCGGCCCTCGGCGAGAACCCCAAGCGCGTCTACGGTGACAAGAAGCAGACGCCCTCGACCCGCCTGGGCGTCGCCTCCGTGCTGCGCGACGCCTTCGTCGATGCGCAGAACTACGTGGCCAAACGGGATGCCGCGGCAGCCAAGGGCGAACCATTCGATCGCGACCTCGGCAAAGAGACGCTCGCGGAGGTGCTCGACGGCACGCTCCTGTGGGACCAGCACAGCCACCGGCACGACGACATCGTCACCGCGATCCGTCTGGCCGAGGAGTTCGGCTACCGCCTCGTCGTCAACCACGGCACCGAAGGCCACAAGATCGCCGATGTCCTGGCCGAGAAGGGCATCCCGGTCATCTTCGGACCGATGCTCACCTCGCGCTCGAAGGTCGAACTGCGCGACCGTGCGATCGGGGCCCTCGCCCTGATCGCTGCGGCGGGCGTCACCGTCGCGATCACGACCGATCACCCCGTTGTGCCGATCGACCAGATCCGGCTGCAGGCCATCCTGGCAGTGCGCGAGGGCCTCCCGGCCGACGTCGCCCTGCAGGCGCTGACGACCAACCCCGCCAGCATCCTGCGTCTCGACGATCGCGTCGGTGCTCTCGAGCCCGGTCGCGACGGCGACCTCGTGCTGTGGTCGGGCGACCCCCTCGCGGTCGAATCGCGTGTCGAGCACGTCGTGATCGGCGGCGCCACGGTGCTCGAGACCACCGATGACGGAGACGTGCACATCGTCGAGCGGTGGGAGCGGTTCGGGCGCTCCAGCTGGCTGCGCTGA
- a CDS encoding helix-turn-helix domain-containing protein, giving the protein MTGLDQIGPRLRAARQDRGLTLDELAGRAGMSTSTLSRLESGKRQANLELLVPLTRQLGIRIDDLVPAEHPDPRVRRPATTRHGHVIAPLTRESSPVQTYKVTYPPSDTAPAPRVHDGFEWFYVLSGRVRLVLGDQELTLSRGEAAEFDTRTPHSISAVGARPAEVISIFNAAGERMHTLTAPD; this is encoded by the coding sequence ATGACCGGACTCGACCAGATCGGACCGCGCCTGCGCGCTGCGCGGCAGGACCGCGGATTGACCCTCGACGAGCTCGCCGGGCGGGCAGGGATGTCGACGAGCACCCTCTCGCGCCTCGAGTCGGGCAAGCGGCAGGCGAACCTCGAGCTGCTCGTTCCTCTCACGCGGCAGCTCGGCATCCGCATCGACGACCTCGTGCCCGCCGAGCATCCCGACCCGCGCGTCCGGCGGCCGGCGACGACCAGGCACGGCCACGTGATCGCGCCGCTGACGCGGGAGAGTTCGCCCGTCCAGACCTACAAGGTGACCTATCCGCCCTCGGATACGGCGCCGGCGCCGCGGGTCCACGACGGATTCGAATGGTTCTACGTGCTGAGCGGGCGCGTCCGTCTCGTCCTCGGAGACCAGGAGCTCACGCTGTCACGGGGCGAGGCGGCGGAGTTCGACACGCGCACCCCTCACTCCATCAGCGCGGTCGGCGCGCGCCCCGCCGAGGTGATCAGCATCTTCAACGCCGCCGGTGAGCGTATGCACACCCTGACCGCCCCCGACTGA